In Blastocatellia bacterium, the DNA window CCGTCCGACAGCTTTCAAAAGGCCCAGATCGCGCGCGGAGATTGAGCGTCTGTGCGCCCCATCTCGCGAGAAGAGATGGAGGACGTAACTGAAAGGCCGATGCACCACTCACGCCGTATTATTCAACGATTGCTCCCGTGCCGAGGGCTTCAGTCCGTATCGGTACGGTCTCACACCGACTCAGGCGATCGTCTTCCCGCCACGACTAACGCGACTACCAACGTAAGGGTCGTCTAGGTGAGAAATGCCGCCCATGATTCGACCTCCTCGTCCGAGGCCTCTCCAAACTTCCGGTAGCCTCAAGTATTCTGCCGGCTTGCCTATCGAGCCCTTTTTTGGCGGCGAGGCGAAAAGGCCTCTCCCGAAGAGAGGCCGGCGCTCCGCGCGCTTCACTCAATCTCTTCAACGGGCGTATACGCCAATCCCTGGGATTCGGCGACGGCGGGATGGGTAACGTATCCCCGATATGTATTGACGCCCATCCGCAGGCCCGGATCGGAACGAATAGCGGCCTGAAATCCCAGCGAGGCGAGCTTCAGGGCATAAGGGAGCGTCACGTTCGTCAGCGCAAATGTGGATGTGCGCGGGACGGCGCCCGGCATGTTCGCAACGCAATAATGCAGGACGTCATCCACGAAGAAGACGGGATCGCTGTGTGTCGTCGGGCGCGAAGTCTCGGCGCATCCCCCTTGATCCACGGAGACGTCCACGATGACGGCTCCTTTATGCATGCAGGAGAGCATCTCACGGGTGATGAGCTTGGGCGCCGCAGCTCCCGGGATCAAAACGCCGCAGATGACCAGATCCGCATTCTCGATGGCGTTCCAGATGTTGTAGGTGTTCGAAACGAGCGTGCGAATCTGACTTCCGAAGATGTCATCGAGGTATCGCAGCCGATCGAGATTTCGATCAATGACGGTCACCTGCGCGCCCATGCCGACGGCGATGCGCGTGGCATTAGTGCCAACGACGCCCGCACCGAGGATGACGACTTTCGCCGGCAGGACGCCGGGGACGCCACCGAGTAAGACGCCGCGTCCACCATGGATCTTCTGCAAATACGTTGCGCCGACCTGCACGGCCATGCGACCGGCCACTTCGCTCATGGGCGTGAGAAGCGGTAACCGTCCCTCACTATCGGTGATCGTCTCGTATGCAATAGCCGTGACCTTGCGACGGAGCAGCTCGCGCGTCAACTCGGGAGCCGGCGCCAGGTGCAGATAGGTGAAGAGGATCTGCCCCTCGCGCAAGCGGTCGTACTCGACCGGCAGGGGTTCCTTCACCTTGATGATGAGATCGGCGCGTGCCCAGACTTCGGCCGGATCTTCCAGAATTTGCGCCCCGGCATCCTTGTACTCTTGATCGGAGATGCCACTGCCTTCTCCAGCTCTCGCCTCGATGTAGACGGTATGCCCTTCTTCGCAGAGCGCCTTCACGCCTGCTGGAACGAGGCCGACGCGATATTCATCTGGCTTGATCTCCCTCGGAACGCCGATGATCATGAGCACCTCCTTCGGATATGCCCGCGAGAGGAAGCTCGCCCCGAGCGCGCGCGGATCGAGCTTCCTCTCCACGGGATCACGCGCGATCGCATCAAGACGGGATCACGCTCAATTCGGCCGTGTCAATTTGCGCCCGCTGCAATCGGCCACTGTAGTCAATATAGACGGCCTTCCACTCCGTGAACAATTCGAGCGCTTGCACGCCTGCTTCGCGATGCCCGTTGCCGGTCTCCTTCGTCCCCCCGAATGGGAGATGCGTCTCGGCGCCGATCGTCGGCGCATTCACGTAGAAAATCCCCGTGTACATCTCGCGCATAGCGATGAACGCCTTATTGATGTCCTGCGTGTAGATGGCCGAGGAGAGCCCATAGCGCACGTTGTTCCCGATCTGAATAGCCTCTTCCAAAGAGCTGCACGGGATCACGGAGACGACCGGTCCGAAGATCTCCTCTTGGCAGATGACCATGTCCGGATGGCAATCGGCGAAGATCGTGGGCTCGATGAAGTATCCGTGGGCGTATTCGCCGTGCGTCAACCGATTCCCGCCGCACATGAGCTTGGCGCGATCTTGATTCTTCCCGATCTCGATGTAGTGGAGGATGGACTGCACTTGGGCTTCGTTGATGATCGGCCCCATCTCCGTGCGCTCGTCGAGCCCATTGCCGACCCGAAGCGCGCGCGCCCGCTCGACGAATTGCGCGAGGAATTTCTTGTAGACCTTCTTGTGCACGACGATGCGGCTGGAGGCTGTGCATCGCTGTCCGCTCGTGCCGAACCCACCCCAGATGGCGCCGTCCACGGCCAGATCCAAATTGGCGTCATCCATGACGATGATGACGTTCTTCCCTCCCATCTCCAGGTTGCATTTCTTGAACGACGGGGCGCACGCCTCGGAGACCTTGCGACCGATCTCCGTTGAACCGGTGAAGGAGACCAAGCGCACATCGGGGTGAGTCATGAGCGGCGTGCCCACGTTCGATCCCGAACCGGTCACGAGATTGACGACGCCTGGTGGGACACCGGCTTCCTCGCAGGCTTTCACGAGATTGTAGACCGACAGGGGCGTATCCGTCGCCGGCTTCATCACCACGGTATTGCCGCAGAGGATCGCGGGCATGAGCTTCCACGCGGGGATCGCCATGGGGAAGTTCCAGGGAGTGATGATCGCGCACACCCCGACGGGCATACGAACGGACATCGCGAATTTGTTCGGGAGCTCGGAGGGCGTCGTCTGCCCATAGAGGCGACGCCCTTCGCCTGCCGTGAAGTAGCAGATGTCAATGGCCTCTTGCACGTCGCCGCGCGACTCTTTGAGGATCTTCCCCATCTCGCGCGTCATGTCGCGCGCGAAGGCCTCCTTGCGCCGGATCAGGATCTCTCCCAGGCGGAACATGATCTCCGCGCGCTTGGGAGCGGGAACCAAGCGCCACTTGTCATATGCTTCGCGCGCGGCGGCGACAGCGCGCGCGACGTCCTCGGCGTTGGACTTCGGGAAGAGGCCAATGAGATCGCGTGTATCGGCTGGGTTCCGATTCTCGAAATACTCCCCCGTGACCGAAGGGACCCATTCTCCGTTGATGTAGTTGAAGAAGCGCGGAGCTGCCGCCGTCCGAATCGCCGGCGCCCCCTTCGCCGTTTTCGTTCGAGCGATCACTGTTTTCGCTTTCGCCATAGCTCTCCCTCCTTTGGAATTGGGACTTCACTCGCGTGGATGACAATTCGTACACGCGAATGCTGCATCTCGCCATTTCTGCGGATGGGACGGGCGAAGCGGATACGACGCGGTTGGATTCTCCGGATCATGACAGGTCAGGCAATCGGAGCGAGTCCGCGCCGCGCGATGCGATTCATCATGCGGCAACGGAGAGGGCGAGACGCGAGGTCTTGTGGAGAGGAACACGAGGAAAAGGATGACGCTCAACACGAATCCGGCAAAGATGACATCCGCCCGCTTGATCCGCATCGTCCGCCCCGGTCAATATATTACAGCCGACGCGACAGAAGCAAGCGGACGCCCCCCTCATCGCCGCAGGGGGACGGCGCGATGACGGGCAATGAACAAGGCGCGGCGCAATCGGCTGAAGAACCCTTCCCGTCCCCGTCGAAGGAGCCTTTGACAATCGGGCAGGCGCTTTCGCGCCGCTTCCTCTCCCGCTCGAATCAGCTCATCGGCGTGTTCCAACTCATCCCAAGAGAAGGTCGCCACATCGGGCGAGATGAGCACATCGGCATGTTCGGCCATGTAGGATTGCGCGGTGAAAGAGAGGATGGCGAGCGCCTGCGTATAAATCTGGAAGGCGTTTCGCGGCGGCGCCTCCATGATGGGATAGGCGTTCACGTCCACGGCGATCACGCGTTCGGCCCCAAGCGTCATGGCCACGAGCGTGGGGAGGTTGGCGACGACGGCGCCATCCACGAGCATCCGGCCATCGTCATCGAAGACAGGAGTGAAATAGCCTGGGATGGCGCAACTGGCGCGGATGGCGAAGGCGAGATCGCCCGCGGTGAAGACGCGCATCTGTCCGGTCGCGATCTCCGTGGCGACGACGGCGAGCGGAATCCGCAGCTCCTCAAAACGTGTGACGGGGAAATGGGCGCGGATGAACGCCTCCATGCGACGCCCGTCGCGCAGGCCGAGCCGCGAGGGACGGAACCGCCCGAGGTCGCTCCACCGAATGTGGCGCGCCATTTCGATCATGCGCTCGATGGAGATGCCGCTCGCGTAAGCGCCTCCAATGAATGCGCCGACGCTCGTCCCAACGATCAGATCAATAGGGATCTCGGCCTCCGCGAGGACCTTCAAGACGCCGATATGCGCTAATCCCTTGGCCCCTCCCCCACCGAGGACGAGCCCGATCTTCGGGCGACTCTTGGATCGGCGTCGTGTCCCGCTCATGGAGCGCGAGGCGATGACGCGACCTCATTCGCGCGCCATCGCGGCCAAGACAAGGGCGAGCGATTGGAAGAGCGCGCGGCCATCGGAGCTGCCGAGGATCTCCTCCGAAGCGCGCTCCGGATGCGGCATCATTCCCAAGACGTTCCGCTCCCGATTGCAAATGCCCGCGATGTTGTCGAGCGATCCGTTGGGATTGGCGGCGTCGGTCACTTGTCCATGCGCATCGCAATAACGAAAGACGATACGATTCTCGCGCCGCAGCTCGGCGAGCGTCTCCGGATCGCAGTAATAGTTCCCTTCCCCGTGAGCGATCGGGAGCTGCAACACCTGGCCCCTCCGATAAAGGTGCGTGAAGGGGGTATCGGTCGCTTCGACGCGCACGTGCACGAACTGACAGAGGAATCGGCGACCGCGATTCCGCATGAGGGCGCCCGGCAGCAGGCCGCTCTCGCAAAGGATTTGGAAGCCATTGCAGATGCCGAGCACGAAGCCCCCGCGCGCGGCGAACTCCCGCACGGCGCCCATGATGGGGCTGAAGCGAGCCAGCGCTCCCGCCCGCAGATAGTCGCCGTAAGAGAACCCGCCAGGCAAAATCACGGCATTGTACTCGCCGAGCGACGTTTGCTCGTGCCAGATGAAATCGACCGGTTGACCAAGGACCTTGCTGATGACGTGATAGGCATCATGATCGCAATTGGATCCGGGAAAGACGACGACGCCGAATTTCATGCCGATCCCCCCTCGATCTCGACCCAATATTCTTCGAGCACGGGATTGGCGAGCACATCGCGCGCGAGCTGTTCCAAGAGAGCGCGCGCTTGTTCCTGCGAGATATGGTCCTCCAGCTCGATCTCGAAATATTTCCCCTGTCGAATCTCGCGGATGCTCTCGTATCCTAAGGTCCGAATGGCGTGGTGAATCGCTTGACCTTGAGGATCGAGGACGCTCTTCTTTAAGCGGACGTGGACGGTCGCTCTCATGATGGCTGTCCTCCCTCTCGCTCCGGTCGAGCGGCCGTTTCGCCGAAGACGCGGCGGAAAACGGCATCCACGTGTCGCAGCGCGCGATCCCAGCGAAAGAGGGCGTCCAGATCTTCGGAAGTCAATCGCGCGCGGATCTCGGGATCCGCACGCACCAGCTCTCGAAAATCGACGCCTTCGTCCCAGGCGCGCAAGGCGTGGCGCTGTACGATCTCGTAGGCCTGTTCCCGCGAGAGACCACGCTCGGTGAGGGCGAGCAGCAGCTCGCCGCTGAAGATCACGCCACGCGTCGCTTCCAAATTCGCCCGCATGCGCTCGGGGAAGACGACGAGCCGATCCAACAGCTCCGTCGTGCGATGGAGCAGATAGTCGGTGAGGATGCAACTCTCTGGAAGGATCAGGCGCTCCACCGACGAATGCGAGATGTCGCGCTCGTGCCAGAGGGCGATGTTCTCCAACGCCGCCTGCAGATTGGCGCGCACCACGCGCGCCAAGCCGCAGATTTGCTCAGCCACGATGGGATTCCGCTTATGGGGCATGGCCGATGATCCTTTTTGTCCTTCGGCGAAAAACTCCTCGGCCTCGCGCACTTCGGTGCGGTGCAGGTGTCGGATCTCCAGGGCGATCTTCTCCAGACTGGAGGCGATGAGCGCGAGCACGGCGAGGAATTCGGCATGGCGATCGCGCGGGATGATCTGCGAGGAGATCGGTTCGGGCTGCAAGCCCAGGCGGCGGCACACGGCTTCCTCCACCCCCGGATCCAGATGCGCGAAAGTGCCGACAGCTCCTGAGATCTTCCCCACGCGAATCCGCTCGCGCACTTGAAGCAAGCGCTCCCGATTCCGCATCGTATCGGCGTACCACAGGGCGAGTTTCAGGCCGAAGGTGATGGGCTCGGCGTGCACGCCGTGCGTGCGTCCGATCATGGGCGTGTCTTTGAACTCGAACGCGCGGCGCCGAAGGACTTCCGCCAACCGCTCCAGCCGCGAAAGGAGCATATCGGCCGAATCGCGAAGCAGCAGCGCCAATGCTGTATCCACGACGTCCGACGAGGTGAGACCATAGTGGATATAGCGGGCATCGGGACCGACAGTTTCGGCTACAGCCGAGAGGAAAGCGATCACATCATGTCGGGTCGTGCGCTCGATCTCCTGAATGCGCGCCAGATCCACGCGAGCGTTCGCGCGAATGCGCTCCAGGGCTGACCGGGGAATACGTCCGCGTTCGGCGAGCACCTCGCAAACGGCCAGCTCGACCTCGAGCCATTTGCGAAACTTATTCTCCTCGCTCCAAATGGCCCCCATTTCGGGCAGGGTGTAGCGCGGGATCATAGCTCGATCCACTCGCTCGGTCGGTCGTGCGCGGCAATACGGATGCGCCGCTCGGCCTCGCGGGCGAACTGAGACCCCCGCGCCGTGAGCGCCTCCACCGCCGCCAGACGCGCCAACTCCGGATGATTGTTCGTCCGACTCAAATGCACGAGCACAATGAACTCGGCGCGCCCATCGAAGTCCTCGCGCAAGAAGC includes these proteins:
- the purS gene encoding phosphoribosylformylglycinamidine synthase subunit PurS; this encodes MRATVHVRLKKSVLDPQGQAIHHAIRTLGYESIREIRQGKYFEIELEDHISQEQARALLEQLARDVLANPVLEEYWVEIEGGSA
- a CDS encoding patatin-like phospholipase family protein, with the protein product MSGTRRRSKSRPKIGLVLGGGGAKGLAHIGVLKVLAEAEIPIDLIVGTSVGAFIGGAYASGISIERMIEMARHIRWSDLGRFRPSRLGLRDGRRMEAFIRAHFPVTRFEELRIPLAVVATEIATGQMRVFTAGDLAFAIRASCAIPGYFTPVFDDDGRMLVDGAVVANLPTLVAMTLGAERVIAVDVNAYPIMEAPPRNAFQIYTQALAILSFTAQSYMAEHADVLISPDVATFSWDELEHADELIRAGEEAARKRLPDCQRLLRRGREGFFSRLRRALFIARHRAVPLRR
- the purB gene encoding adenylosuccinate lyase, with the translated sequence MIPRYTLPEMGAIWSEENKFRKWLEVELAVCEVLAERGRIPRSALERIRANARVDLARIQEIERTTRHDVIAFLSAVAETVGPDARYIHYGLTSSDVVDTALALLLRDSADMLLSRLERLAEVLRRRAFEFKDTPMIGRTHGVHAEPITFGLKLALWYADTMRNRERLLQVRERIRVGKISGAVGTFAHLDPGVEEAVCRRLGLQPEPISSQIIPRDRHAEFLAVLALIASSLEKIALEIRHLHRTEVREAEEFFAEGQKGSSAMPHKRNPIVAEQICGLARVVRANLQAALENIALWHERDISHSSVERLILPESCILTDYLLHRTTELLDRLVVFPERMRANLEATRGVIFSGELLLALTERGLSREQAYEIVQRHALRAWDEGVDFRELVRADPEIRARLTSEDLDALFRWDRALRHVDAVFRRVFGETAARPEREGGQPS
- the purQ gene encoding phosphoribosylformylglycinamidine synthase subunit PurQ; translated protein: MKFGVVVFPGSNCDHDAYHVISKVLGQPVDFIWHEQTSLGEYNAVILPGGFSYGDYLRAGALARFSPIMGAVREFAARGGFVLGICNGFQILCESGLLPGALMRNRGRRFLCQFVHVRVEATDTPFTHLYRRGQVLQLPIAHGEGNYYCDPETLAELRRENRIVFRYCDAHGQVTDAANPNGSLDNIAGICNRERNVLGMMPHPERASEEILGSSDGRALFQSLALVLAAMARE
- the ald gene encoding alanine dehydrogenase, whose translation is MIIGVPREIKPDEYRVGLVPAGVKALCEEGHTVYIEARAGEGSGISDQEYKDAGAQILEDPAEVWARADLIIKVKEPLPVEYDRLREGQILFTYLHLAPAPELTRELLRRKVTAIAYETITDSEGRLPLLTPMSEVAGRMAVQVGATYLQKIHGGRGVLLGGVPGVLPAKVVILGAGVVGTNATRIAVGMGAQVTVIDRNLDRLRYLDDIFGSQIRTLVSNTYNIWNAIENADLVICGVLIPGAAAPKLITREMLSCMHKGAVIVDVSVDQGGCAETSRPTTHSDPVFFVDDVLHYCVANMPGAVPRTSTFALTNVTLPYALKLASLGFQAAIRSDPGLRMGVNTYRGYVTHPAVAESQGLAYTPVEEIE
- a CDS encoding aldehyde dehydrogenase family protein translates to MAKAKTVIARTKTAKGAPAIRTAAAPRFFNYINGEWVPSVTGEYFENRNPADTRDLIGLFPKSNAEDVARAVAAAREAYDKWRLVPAPKRAEIMFRLGEILIRRKEAFARDMTREMGKILKESRGDVQEAIDICYFTAGEGRRLYGQTTPSELPNKFAMSVRMPVGVCAIITPWNFPMAIPAWKLMPAILCGNTVVMKPATDTPLSVYNLVKACEEAGVPPGVVNLVTGSGSNVGTPLMTHPDVRLVSFTGSTEIGRKVSEACAPSFKKCNLEMGGKNVIIVMDDANLDLAVDGAIWGGFGTSGQRCTASSRIVVHKKVYKKFLAQFVERARALRVGNGLDERTEMGPIINEAQVQSILHYIEIGKNQDRAKLMCGGNRLTHGEYAHGYFIEPTIFADCHPDMVICQEEIFGPVVSVIPCSSLEEAIQIGNNVRYGLSSAIYTQDINKAFIAMREMYTGIFYVNAPTIGAETHLPFGGTKETGNGHREAGVQALELFTEWKAVYIDYSGRLQRAQIDTAELSVIPS